One stretch of Desulfovibrio sp. UCD-KL4C DNA includes these proteins:
- a CDS encoding ABC transporter substrate-binding protein, translated as MSSAGYLSAQEVHKEKITILFGHRFPPFYSITSKSETHPRFKGLFIDILEKFAKSHPQYEIEYKCLPRERINKVLTEEKADCFALSNPMFLSKEIQNKYVHSAPLWKISDHLLVKVNSNIKESNIEKLSGKKLAVLHGNSYGPLDVYFSKGIIRKQAVYRTSQFFKLLVAGRVDGAICNKRTLPTLMGRTKYSKKDFRLIEKPLYEYYLHLLIKRDKLDFLADFNAFIVENKIIELN; from the coding sequence ATGAGCTCTGCAGGATATCTTTCTGCCCAAGAAGTTCACAAAGAAAAAATTACTATTCTATTTGGTCATAGGTTTCCGCCATTTTACTCTATTACCAGCAAAAGCGAAACACATCCTCGATTTAAAGGTCTTTTCATAGATATATTAGAAAAGTTTGCAAAGAGCCATCCACAATATGAAATTGAATACAAATGTCTTCCGCGCGAACGAATTAATAAAGTCTTAACTGAAGAAAAAGCAGACTGTTTCGCTTTATCTAATCCGATGTTTTTATCCAAAGAAATACAAAATAAATACGTTCACTCTGCCCCCTTATGGAAGATAAGTGACCATTTATTAGTAAAGGTAAATTCAAATATTAAGGAATCAAATATTGAAAAACTGAGTGGCAAGAAATTAGCAGTGTTGCATGGCAATAGTTATGGCCCATTGGATGTATATTTCTCAAAAGGAATAATACGTAAACAGGCTGTATATCGCACATCGCAATTTTTTAAACTGCTGGTCGCGGGAAGAGTTGATGGAGCAATATGTAATAAGCGCACCTTACCAACACTGATGGGTAGAACTAAATATTCGAAAAAAGATTTCAGGCTGATTGAAAAACCTCTTTACGAATACTATTTACATTTGCTGATAAAACGAGACAAGCTTGACTTCTTAGCTGATTTCAACGCTTTTATAGTAGAAAATAAAATCATTGAATTGAATTAA
- a CDS encoding endonuclease/exonuclease/phosphatase family protein gives MKIFYTFLKPFVIILIILLCVVILWFLYRWINDPEYKISNVQEGLVLNLNESVEGLDLKNNSLTVISYNLGFAAGPMQKTLADEHPVSFFSQNLDNFISLVKEKNADILLLQEVDLNSKRSGYVNQLEYIMNRLGWNYAAPVIDWDFYFPFRKEHQIVKSTVVISKFPIISNKYTLTSCKPNFENKLLDIFYYPLLWKSTMQQVRVLAGKNTISFYNVHLCVWNRAARLEQIKYLSKMIRNDDNSDGFIIGGDFNFQAYIRGTPVPTDDMVKYPVLRALWNDLPEIREIIIDKSSSTEDIHKHFTFPERKHRYDFLFYSKKINIESVEIIEDLQSSDHLPLIGVFKIL, from the coding sequence ATGAAGATCTTTTATACTTTTTTAAAACCATTTGTAATTATTTTAATTATTTTATTGTGCGTTGTAATTCTATGGTTTCTTTATAGGTGGATTAATGATCCTGAATACAAAATCAGTAATGTTCAAGAAGGTCTGGTTCTGAATTTAAATGAAAGCGTAGAAGGATTAGACTTAAAAAACAATTCGCTAACAGTTATAAGCTACAATCTTGGTTTTGCTGCAGGACCTATGCAGAAAACTCTGGCGGATGAGCATCCTGTATCTTTTTTTTCGCAGAATCTTGATAATTTTATCAGTTTGGTTAAAGAGAAAAATGCCGACATTCTATTGTTACAAGAAGTCGATTTAAACTCAAAACGATCTGGTTATGTTAATCAGTTGGAATACATAATGAATCGTCTTGGTTGGAATTATGCAGCTCCAGTTATAGACTGGGATTTTTATTTTCCATTTCGTAAAGAACATCAAATTGTTAAATCTACAGTTGTTATCTCAAAATTCCCCATAATTTCTAATAAGTACACTCTTACTTCATGCAAACCTAATTTTGAGAATAAGCTATTAGATATTTTTTATTATCCATTACTTTGGAAGTCTACTATGCAGCAAGTTAGAGTCCTTGCTGGTAAAAATACAATCTCATTCTATAATGTTCATTTATGTGTATGGAACAGGGCTGCCAGATTGGAACAGATTAAGTATTTATCTAAAATGATCAGGAATGATGATAATTCTGATGGTTTTATTATTGGAGGAGATTTTAATTTTCAAGCATACATAAGGGGTACGCCTGTTCCTACAGATGACATGGTTAAATATCCTGTACTTAGAGCATTATGGAATGATTTACCAGAAATTCGCGAAATAATTATTGATAAATCGTCAAGCACCGAAGATATTCATAAGCATTTTACATTTCCAGAACGAAAACATCGGTATGATTTCTTATTTTATTCAAAAAAAATTAATATTGAAAGTGTGGAAATTATAGAAGACCTTCAATCTTCAGATCATCTTCCACTTATTGGCGTTTTTAAAATACTATAA
- a CDS encoding ABC transporter substrate binding protein yields the protein MLKQIQRELSEEPVDIVFDFKIAQSWESYKKLIFKLSSDPSVGTIYPAATLLKDENGVTHATTEIIKWTVKNSRKPEIPINYSFAQLGMLGGAGVDFISMGRQAGTLVSLILNGHKAGDLPIEDAKRYAFVFNLNRAKELGITIPSDILMAADVIYR from the coding sequence GTGTTAAAGCAGATACAGCGTGAATTGTCTGAAGAGCCTGTTGATATTGTTTTTGACTTTAAAATTGCGCAGTCATGGGAGAGTTATAAGAAGCTGATTTTTAAACTTTCTTCTGATCCAAGTGTAGGAACAATATATCCTGCAGCGACTCTGTTAAAAGATGAGAACGGTGTGACTCATGCGACAACTGAAATTATCAAGTGGACAGTTAAAAATAGTCGTAAACCTGAAATCCCGATAAATTACTCCTTTGCGCAGCTTGGTATGCTTGGCGGAGCAGGGGTGGACTTTATTTCAATGGGACGGCAGGCAGGGACGCTTGTATCTTTGATTTTAAATGGGCACAAAGCAGGGGATCTTCCTATTGAAGATGCTAAGCGGTATGCCTTTGTTTTTAACCTTAACAGAGCCAAAGAGCTGGGGATAACAATTCCCAGTGATATTTTAATGGCTGCAGATGTCATTTATAGGTAA